In one window of Eggerthella guodeyinii DNA:
- the menB gene encoding 1,4-dihydroxy-2-naphthoyl-CoA synthase, which translates to MGDIAWQAGKAYREIIYETAGGIAKISINRPERRNAFTPLTVNELYDAFSEARDDASIGVIILTGVNHGGRHEDEAFCSGGDQKIRGNGGYVGEDNIPRLNVLDLQRLIRVVPKPVIAMVNGYAIGGGHVLHILCDLSIAAETAKFGQTGPKVGSFDAGYGAGYLADIVGQKKAREIWYLCRQYSAAEALEMGLVNKVVPFEELEAECVAWAQEMLQFSPTALRFMKASFNAATDGLAGIQQLAGDATLLYYTTDEAKEGRDAFKEKRAPDFTQFPKFP; encoded by the coding sequence ATGGGCGACATCGCGTGGCAGGCGGGCAAGGCATACCGCGAGATCATCTACGAAACAGCAGGCGGTATCGCCAAGATCAGCATCAATCGCCCCGAGCGACGCAATGCGTTCACCCCGCTCACCGTCAACGAGCTGTACGACGCCTTCAGCGAGGCGCGCGACGATGCCAGCATCGGCGTCATCATCCTCACCGGCGTCAACCACGGCGGCCGTCACGAGGACGAGGCGTTCTGCTCGGGCGGCGACCAGAAGATCCGCGGCAACGGCGGCTACGTGGGCGAGGACAACATCCCGCGCCTCAACGTGCTGGACCTGCAGCGCCTCATCCGCGTGGTGCCCAAGCCCGTCATCGCCATGGTGAACGGCTACGCCATCGGCGGCGGCCACGTGCTGCACATCCTGTGCGACCTCTCCATCGCGGCCGAGACGGCCAAGTTCGGACAGACGGGCCCGAAGGTGGGCAGCTTCGACGCGGGGTACGGCGCGGGCTACCTGGCCGATATCGTCGGCCAGAAGAAGGCGCGCGAGATCTGGTACCTCTGCCGCCAGTACTCGGCGGCCGAGGCGCTTGAGATGGGCCTCGTGAACAAGGTGGTGCCGTTCGAGGAGCTGGAGGCGGAATGCGTCGCGTGGGCGCAGGAGATGCTGCAGTTCAGCCCCACGGCGCTGCGCTTCATGAAGGCGTCGTTCAACGCGGCGACGGACGGCCTGGCCGGCATCCAGCAGCTCGCCGGCGACGCGACGTTGCTGTACTACACCACCGACGAGGCGAAAGAGGGCCGCGACGCGTTCAAGGAGAAGCGCGCCCCCGACTTCACCCAGTTCCCCAAGTTTCCCTAG
- a CDS encoding phosphoenolpyruvate carboxylase, translated as MADLEGGTTLSLDRHLGASDTAEAIKSYTEIEIPESLRDNLILFLRMERKVLKEYDPAICALFDRLFNSVIRANEGNPGTVAADEPTDAQGIPTADTDGARAFREAVELIDALPVDQAQVVVRAFTSFFHLANLSEENYRVETLRELERNVSIESAVDTSNELVVAYGRLLDEVGPERTAELLGRLEFHPVFTAHPTEARRKAVEGKIRRIAALLDEHPRLGGSALLENERHMLQEIDALVRTSPTELKKPTPLEEADTIIDIFDSTLFDTVPQVYRRFDDWVLGEAAGSVPPVCPAFFRPGSWIGSDRDGNPNVTAKVSRRVAAKYFAHVVSKLAEKCRSIGRNLTLESRHTAPSDELMNLWSQLVEVSETLTGRVADDLGFEPHRAVMLVMAARLEGTVARNADIMYLTPEDLLADLRTVQDSLARAGAARAAYGPVQTLIWQVETFGFHLVEMEFRQHSLVHERALDDIRAHGVRGKLDPMTREVLDTFRAIGAIQKRYGQKMARRYIVSFTKSARHMADVYELAELAFSHAQDVPELDVIPLFEQLEDLENCVAVLDEMLQLPPVQRRLAQTGRRMEVMLGYSDSSKDAGPVTATLALHSAQERIARWAEERGIDVVLMHGRGGAVGRGGGPANRAVLAQPKGSVNCRFKVTEQGEVIFARYGNRSLALRHIESVAAATLMSSAPSVERVNTEATARFADAAARLNEAAHQRYLDLLHTDGFAPWFSTVTPLAEVGLLPIGSRPAKRGLGAQSLDDLRTIPWVFSWSQARINLAAWYGLGAACEQLGDLELLQRAYREWPLFRTFVDNVEMSIAKTDGRIAKMYLALGDRDDLAQAVFDEMQLTRSWALAIVGDEWPLEHRRVLGCAIRVRNPYVDVLSLAQVRALRVIRGQQEELSNEAKAEYLALILATVTGVSAGLQNTG; from the coding sequence ATGGCCGATCTCGAAGGTGGAACAACCCTTTCCCTCGACCGTCATCTGGGCGCGTCGGACACCGCCGAGGCGATCAAGTCGTACACGGAGATCGAGATCCCCGAGAGCCTGCGCGACAACCTCATCCTGTTCCTCCGCATGGAGCGCAAGGTGCTCAAGGAGTACGACCCCGCCATCTGCGCCCTCTTCGACCGCTTGTTCAACAGTGTGATCAGGGCGAACGAAGGCAACCCGGGCACCGTCGCGGCGGACGAGCCCACGGACGCCCAGGGCATCCCCACGGCGGACACCGACGGCGCGCGGGCGTTCCGCGAGGCCGTCGAGCTCATCGACGCGCTGCCGGTGGATCAGGCGCAGGTGGTGGTGCGCGCGTTCACGTCGTTCTTCCACCTGGCGAACCTGTCCGAGGAGAACTACCGTGTGGAAACGCTGCGCGAGCTGGAACGCAACGTGTCGATAGAGTCGGCGGTGGACACGTCCAACGAGCTGGTGGTGGCGTACGGCCGCCTGTTGGACGAGGTCGGCCCCGAGCGCACGGCCGAGCTGCTGGGCCGTCTGGAATTCCATCCCGTGTTCACCGCGCATCCCACGGAGGCGCGCCGCAAGGCGGTCGAGGGCAAGATCCGCCGCATCGCCGCGTTGCTGGACGAGCATCCCCGCCTGGGCGGGTCGGCCCTCCTGGAGAACGAGCGCCACATGCTGCAGGAGATCGACGCGCTCGTGCGCACCTCGCCCACCGAGCTGAAGAAGCCGACGCCCCTCGAAGAGGCCGATACCATCATCGACATCTTCGACAGCACGCTGTTCGACACGGTGCCGCAGGTGTACCGCCGCTTCGACGACTGGGTGCTGGGCGAGGCCGCCGGCAGCGTGCCGCCCGTGTGTCCGGCGTTCTTCCGCCCGGGCAGTTGGATCGGGTCGGATCGCGACGGCAACCCGAACGTCACCGCGAAGGTGTCGCGCCGGGTGGCGGCGAAGTACTTCGCGCACGTGGTGTCGAAGCTGGCCGAGAAGTGCCGCAGCATCGGGCGCAACCTCACCCTGGAGTCGCGGCACACCGCGCCATCGGACGAGCTCATGAACCTGTGGAGCCAGCTCGTCGAGGTGAGCGAGACGCTGACGGGACGCGTGGCCGACGACCTGGGCTTCGAGCCGCATCGCGCCGTCATGCTGGTGATGGCCGCGCGCCTCGAGGGCACCGTGGCGCGCAACGCCGACATCATGTACCTCACGCCCGAGGACCTGCTGGCCGACCTGCGCACGGTGCAGGACTCGCTCGCGCGCGCCGGCGCCGCGCGCGCCGCGTACGGCCCCGTGCAAACGCTCATCTGGCAGGTGGAGACGTTCGGGTTCCACCTGGTGGAGATGGAGTTTCGCCAGCATTCGCTCGTGCACGAGCGCGCGTTGGACGACATCCGCGCCCACGGTGTGCGCGGCAAGCTCGACCCCATGACGCGCGAGGTGCTCGACACGTTCCGCGCCATCGGCGCCATCCAGAAGCGCTACGGCCAGAAGATGGCACGGCGCTACATCGTGTCCTTCACCAAGAGCGCCCGCCACATGGCTGACGTGTACGAGCTGGCCGAGCTCGCGTTCTCCCACGCGCAGGACGTGCCCGAGCTAGACGTGATCCCCCTGTTCGAGCAGTTGGAGGACCTGGAAAACTGCGTCGCCGTGCTGGACGAGATGCTGCAGCTGCCGCCCGTGCAGCGCCGGCTGGCGCAGACGGGGCGGCGGATGGAGGTCATGCTGGGCTACTCGGATTCCTCGAAGGACGCGGGCCCGGTCACGGCCACGCTCGCGCTGCACTCCGCGCAGGAGCGCATCGCGCGCTGGGCCGAGGAACGCGGCATCGACGTCGTGCTCATGCACGGTCGCGGCGGCGCGGTGGGTCGCGGGGGCGGCCCGGCCAACCGCGCGGTGCTCGCGCAGCCGAAGGGGTCGGTGAACTGCCGGTTCAAGGTGACCGAACAGGGCGAGGTCATCTTCGCGCGCTACGGCAACCGCTCGCTTGCGCTGCGCCACATCGAAAGCGTGGCGGCGGCGACGCTCATGAGCTCCGCGCCGTCGGTGGAGCGCGTCAACACCGAGGCCACCGCGCGCTTCGCCGACGCGGCCGCGCGCCTGAACGAGGCCGCACATCAGCGCTACCTGGACCTGCTGCACACGGACGGTTTCGCGCCGTGGTTCTCCACCGTCACCCCGCTGGCCGAGGTGGGCTTGCTGCCCATCGGCAGCCGTCCCGCCAAGCGCGGCCTGGGCGCCCAGTCGCTCGACGACCTGCGCACCATCCCGTGGGTGTTCTCGTGGTCGCAGGCGCGCATCAACCTGGCCGCGTGGTACGGCCTGGGCGCCGCGTGCGAGCAGCTGGGCGACCTGGAGCTTTTGCAGCGCGCGTATCGCGAGTGGCCCTTGTTCCGCACGTTCGTCGACAACGTGGAGATGTCCATCGCCAAGACCGACGGGCGCATCGCGAAGATGTACCTGGCGCTGGGCGATCGCGACGATCTGGCCCAGGCGGTGTTCGACGAGATGCAGCTGACGCGCTCGTGGGCGCTGGCCATCGTGGGCGACGAGTGGCCGCTCGAGCACCGTCGCGTGCTGGGCTGCGCCATCCGCGTGCGCAACCCCTACGTGGACGTCCTGTCGCTTGCGCAGGTGCGCGCGCTGCGCGTGATCCGCGGCCAGCAGGAAGAGCTGTCGAACGAGGCCAAGGCCGAGTACCTGGCGCTCATCCTGGCCACGGTGACCGGGGTTTCCGCCGGCTTGCAGAACACGGGGTAG
- a CDS encoding alpha/beta fold hydrolase, whose translation MRAVDTRRFSCGGTVYAYRVWAPAPAAGRATPPAPDAPCVAPVAPRVVPAPLVLLHGFAQSAASWDAVARAFADAGRPVYALDLAGHGASERPADPRAYALDAQADALLALAHALAAEANTRPAILGYSMGGRVTLAALARDPHAFSAVILEAAGFGPATQAERDAAAERDAACAARLRADGLEAFMDFWEQLPLFASQRDLPSNARARLRAGRLANDAEALARTFEHAGQHVMPARATTLATLGSLRASGTPLLYLAGERDAKYRALAAQAAEVAGATVRIVPGAGHNAHLEAPAAFVNEAASFLSAERV comes from the coding sequence ATGCGCGCGGTCGACACGCGCCGGTTCTCGTGCGGCGGAACCGTGTACGCCTACCGCGTCTGGGCGCCCGCGCCCGCCGCGGGCCGCGCCACGCCCCCCGCGCCCGACGCGCCCTGCGTCGCGCCCGTCGCCCCGCGCGTCGTGCCTGCCCCCCTCGTCTTGCTGCACGGGTTCGCGCAGAGTGCGGCGTCGTGGGACGCCGTGGCGCGCGCATTCGCGGATGCCGGCCGCCCGGTGTACGCGCTCGACCTGGCGGGCCACGGCGCAAGCGAGCGCCCCGCCGACCCGCGCGCCTACGCGCTGGACGCGCAGGCCGACGCGCTGCTCGCCCTCGCCCACGCGCTCGCAGCTGAGGCCAACACACGCCCCGCGATCCTCGGCTACTCGATGGGCGGCCGCGTGACGCTCGCCGCGCTGGCCCGCGACCCGCACGCGTTCTCCGCGGTCATCCTGGAAGCGGCCGGTTTCGGCCCCGCCACGCAGGCCGAGCGCGACGCCGCCGCCGAGCGCGACGCGGCCTGCGCCGCCCGCCTGCGCGCCGACGGCCTCGAAGCGTTCATGGACTTCTGGGAGCAGCTGCCCCTGTTCGCCAGCCAGCGTGACCTGCCCTCCAATGCGCGCGCCCGCCTGCGCGCCGGGCGCTTGGCGAACGACGCCGAGGCCCTCGCGCGCACGTTCGAGCACGCCGGCCAGCACGTCATGCCCGCCCGCGCGACGACGCTCGCAACGCTGGGGAGCCTGCGCGCCAGCGGCACGCCGCTGCTCTACCTGGCGGGCGAGCGCGATGCGAAGTACCGCGCCCTCGCGGCGCAGGCGGCCGAGGTGGCGGGCGCGACCGTGCGCATCGTGCCCGGCGCGGGCCACAACGCGCACCTCGAGGCGCCCGCGGCGTTCGTGAACGAAGCGGCATCGTTCCTCTCTGCCGAACGGGTATAA
- the menD gene encoding 2-succinyl-5-enolpyruvyl-6-hydroxy-3-cyclohexene-1-carboxylic-acid synthase: protein MRADPTASALFLGAFFDELERWGVRDVVVSPGSRSTPLAMVAYELSRRFPERLRLFVDVDERGAAFFALGLAKASGHPAAVICTSGTAVANYYPAVMEAESSRVPLIVLTGDRPARLQGLGAPQTCDQLNAYGAHVRAFRHMPEPAADAATLAFARQAAREACIAAGGELAGSAREPRIAGACLGGPVHLNFPFDEPLKPDLHVESLFEAGRGMQHALPDLRMAYPPTYFDPVDAARMLDMLRGRRVLVVAGEGSCATAGEANALLAWAESFEYPLLADPLSGLRTTSDALVVDHYDTVLAAPTEALTPEVVIRFGRYPVSKRATTFLASADAVNIVVDPLETRDFNCATDLHLRCTPLDLSQTLLSAMRGLARESIMSDRQHAFATAWLGANAEAGRRIEAVGAVECGFEGAFVRRVVERAPEGSCLFAANSMSVRALDTFYPKGDKRLTVLCNRGLNGIDGTVSTALGAAQRFEQTTLLTGDLTLLHDLNALALQRELRVQVALGAPPCSIVIVLLNNNGGGIFDMLPQRSDDPYFERLFLTPQDVEFGAAAQAFGVPYRLVENVDAFDAAYGEALGVPGISLVEVRVPLEGLPERYAPYWS, encoded by the coding sequence ATGAGGGCCGATCCTACGGCGAGCGCCCTGTTCCTGGGCGCGTTCTTCGACGAGCTGGAGCGTTGGGGCGTGCGCGACGTGGTGGTGAGCCCCGGATCGCGCTCGACGCCGCTTGCCATGGTGGCCTACGAGCTGTCGCGCCGCTTTCCCGAGCGCCTGCGGCTGTTCGTGGACGTTGACGAGCGCGGTGCCGCGTTCTTCGCGCTGGGCTTGGCGAAGGCGAGCGGGCATCCTGCGGCCGTCATCTGCACGTCCGGCACGGCGGTGGCGAACTACTACCCGGCCGTGATGGAGGCCGAGTCGTCCCGCGTGCCGCTCATCGTGCTGACGGGCGACCGCCCGGCGCGGCTGCAAGGCCTGGGCGCGCCGCAAACGTGCGACCAGCTGAACGCATACGGCGCGCATGTGCGCGCGTTTCGCCACATGCCCGAGCCCGCCGCGGATGCGGCCACCCTCGCGTTCGCGCGCCAGGCGGCGCGCGAGGCGTGCATCGCCGCAGGCGGGGAGCTTGCGGGCTCCGCGAGAGAGCCGCGCATCGCGGGCGCCTGCCTGGGCGGCCCCGTGCATCTGAACTTCCCGTTCGACGAGCCGCTCAAGCCAGACTTGCACGTCGAGAGCTTGTTCGAGGCCGGGCGCGGCATGCAGCACGCGTTGCCCGACCTGCGGATGGCGTACCCGCCGACGTACTTCGATCCCGTCGATGCCGCGCGCATGCTCGATATGCTGCGCGGGCGGCGCGTGCTCGTGGTGGCGGGCGAGGGGTCGTGTGCGACGGCGGGCGAGGCGAACGCGCTGCTGGCCTGGGCCGAGTCGTTCGAGTACCCGCTGCTGGCCGATCCGCTGTCGGGCCTGCGCACCACGTCGGACGCGCTCGTCGTCGACCACTACGACACCGTGCTGGCCGCGCCGACCGAGGCGCTGACGCCCGAGGTGGTCATCCGCTTCGGACGCTACCCGGTGTCGAAGCGCGCCACGACGTTCCTCGCGTCCGCAGACGCCGTTAACATCGTGGTGGACCCGCTGGAGACGCGCGATTTCAACTGCGCGACCGACCTACATCTACGCTGCACGCCGCTCGACTTGTCGCAGACGCTGCTCTCGGCGATGCGCGGGCTCGCGCGCGAAAGCATCATGAGCGACCGGCAGCATGCGTTCGCAACGGCCTGGTTGGGCGCGAACGCCGAGGCGGGCCGGCGCATCGAGGCGGTCGGCGCGGTGGAGTGCGGTTTCGAGGGAGCGTTCGTGCGCCGCGTGGTGGAGCGCGCCCCCGAGGGATCGTGCCTGTTCGCGGCCAACTCGATGAGCGTGCGCGCCCTCGACACGTTCTACCCGAAGGGCGACAAGCGGCTGACGGTGTTGTGCAACCGCGGGCTGAACGGTATCGACGGAACCGTGTCGACGGCGCTCGGCGCGGCGCAGCGATTCGAGCAGACGACCCTGCTCACGGGCGACTTGACGCTGCTGCACGACCTGAACGCCCTCGCGCTGCAGCGCGAGCTGCGCGTGCAGGTCGCGCTGGGCGCGCCGCCGTGCAGCATCGTGATCGTGCTGCTGAACAACAACGGCGGCGGCATCTTCGACATGCTTCCGCAGCGCTCGGACGACCCGTACTTCGAGCGGCTGTTCCTCACGCCGCAAGACGTGGAGTTCGGGGCGGCCGCGCAGGCATTCGGCGTGCCGTATCGCCTGGTGGAGAACGTGGATGCGTTCGACGCGGCCTACGGCGAAGCGCTCGGCGTGCCGGGCATCTCGCTCGTCGAGGTGCGCGTGCCTCTCGAGGGCCTCCCCGAGCGCTACGCCCCGTACTGGTCGTAG